TATCCTTATATGGTGGTGGTTATTGTATACAGATTACCCTGGTTATATACAGGCTATCCTTATATGGTGGTggttactgtatacagattaccctggttatatacaggttatcctgatatggtggtggttactgtatacagattatcctggttatatacaggctatccatatatggtggtggttactgtatacagattacCCTGGTTATATACCGGTTATCCTTATATGGTGGTGGTCACTGTATACAGATTACCctggttatatacaggttatccTGACATGGTGGTggttactgtatacagattacCCTGGTTATATACAGGCTATCCTGATATGGTGGTggttactgtatacagattacCCTGGTTATATACAGGCTATCCTGACATGGTGGTggttactgtatacagattacCCTGGTTATATACAGGCTATCCTGATATGGTGGTGGTCACTGTATACAGATTACCctggttatatacaggttatccttatatggtggtggttactgtatacagattaccctggttatatacaggctatccatatatggtggtggttactgtatacagattacCCTGGTTATATACAGGCTATCCTTATATGGTGGTGGTCACTGTATACAGATTACCctggttatatacaggttatccttatatggtggtggttactgtatacagattatcctggttatatacaggctatccttatatggtggtggttactgtatacagattaccctggttatatacaggctatcgttatatggtggtggttactgtatacagattaccctggttatatacaggttatccttatatggtggtggttactgtatacagattatcctggttatatacaggttatcctgatatggtggtggttactgtatacagattatCCTGGTTATATACAGGCTATCCTTATATGGTggttactgtatacagattaccctggttatatacaggttatcctgatatggtggtggttactgtatacagattaccctggttatatacaggctatccttatatggtggtggttactgtatacagattatCCTGGTTATATACAGGCTATCCTGATATGGTGGTggttactgtatacagattaccctggttatatacaggttatcctgatatggtggtggttactgtatacagattaccctggttatatacaggctatccttatatggtggtggttactgtatacagattatcctggttatatacaggctatccttatatggtggtggttactgtatacagattacCCTGGTTATATACAGGCTATCCTGATATGGTGGTggttactgtatacagattaccctggttatatacaggttatccTGACATGGTGGTggttactgtatacagattacCCTGGTTATATACAGGCTATCCTGACATGGTGGTggttactgtatacagattacCCTGGTTATATACAGGCTATCCTGATATGGTGGTGGTCACTGTATACAGATTACCctggttatatacaggttatccTTATATGGTGGTGGTCACTGTATACAGATTACCctggttatatacaggttatccTTATATGGTGGTGGTCACTGTATACAGATTACCctggttatatacaggttatccTTATATGGTGGTGGTCACTGTATACAGATTACCctggttatatacaggttatccTGATATGGTGGTGGTCACTGTATACAGATTACCctggttatatacaggttatccTTATATGGTGGTGGTCACTGTATACAGATTACCctggttatatacaggttatccTGATATGGTGGTGGTCACTGTATACAGATTATCGTGGTTGTGACTTGGGCTGAcacctccctccggactaggctcattcatttgggcctaatccagagcggaaagacctgacggaatgtgtacacgtggaactccgtgtgaactagccctaatgattGGAGGTGAGGGGACATGAAGAccagtgttagggctagttcacatggcgtTCCGCGTGTACATATTCCGTGACACTGGCACcccgtcgtggcattctgctccagattaggcccaaatgaatgggcctagttcgtagggtggtgtcgcaaggcggacgccacggctgaatcgGCCTCGGAATCCTCCTGCGGAAAGTTCAGCTCGctgctgcttctttttttctccacatgcgggaacaaaccgctcgcggatgAAGgagatgaccggctcccattggttTCACCAGGAGGCATtgtttgagcaggattttgacgtggaatctgcatcaaaatgctGACCGTTttttcccccgtgtgaactagcccttaggctgggTCAACATCTGCACCTGAGATTTTCACGGAAACTACCAAAAATTGacggagacaaaagtcctgcacggaggaccgcTCTCTGCCCGTTGCCATGTGTAActgctggaccccattatagtcagaggTCTGCCGGTTTCGGCATGTTACTGCTGTTTTAGCGGCCCATCTCTGTTTGGTTTCCCACCAGaccagaacgctagtgtgaactgaaCATAACTCCCGTCCCTTGAGCTCCAGCGCAGATCCCTCTTCTCCTCGACGCTGAGGCTtgtcattgggcctcagtggtcacatgggtcatgCAGCATCGTAACGCTTGCCTCTATGCGGCATGacttgctgaggcccaatcacaggcctcaatccCTGATGGTCAGGCCAAAGAGAGAAGGGATGCGCGCTGGAGTCCAGGAGAGAGGAGTACCACCGTTTGTGACCACCCCAAGGATTCCGATATACTCCAGGGACTGAGGAGAACCCGCAGTATAATACCAGCTCCGCTTTGGCTGCATAGCTTGTAGATACCATGTTGACGAGTTATCTGGGTGGATATTTGGGTCAGGTTGTTTTTTGATGAATCGCTCGGCCCTAGTGGTGACGTACGTATGAGATTATTCAGGAGGAGGTCACAGACCGGACACGACTATTACTTGTTGGATTATTTGTGGTTTTCTGGCTCGACGACAAGGCTGACGTGTATTTGTGAGATAATCTGTAGAGGTGCCAGCGGGTCTGCTGGAGGATTAGCCCTGTTCTTTGGGGTAATTGGTGGCGTTTTGGGGGAGGGGTGTTACTGTGGTTAGAGCCTACATTCCCATGTATTGAGGGTTGGACGTCTCTGATTTTGGTGCACAATCTGTGCTGAAGCCCCATCAGATCCTGAACGGGCGCGAATACAGGGCTATTAAGGCCTCGTGCAGACTGTTAAGGCCCGGGCGGTGGAGTCGGTGACACTACTTTGGCGTAACTTTCCTCATAAATGACTAATAGCGGTCAGTCACCATCCATAAAGCGCCTCTACCTCTGAGTATAACACCAGCGACTGAAGTCCTAAAGCCTCGCTAATCTTTGGATGGGAGCGGACGCAGTTGTCAGTGGGACCCCTTGGGCTCCGTGCATCATAGAATGGTTCTGATGGCGTCGTTTTTCTTAGGGTCTTTTGCACCAGGTGCAGGGGTGAGCCTGGCCCACGGCGCTGTACAATACCTTTAATTCTACGTAACGTTTCTGACTCTGCAGCCCTGGGAGGATCCACTCGATTGGTGTGGACACAGTCCTATTGCTCTGTACTGGCAGATATGCTTCGGGGATAGCCCTTTCCGAGTAGGATACTAATGTGTACTCCAGTCACTGGGTCGGAGTGCTGCTTCTGCTGGGGCGCACGGCCTGCTCCGGTGAGTGATCATCGTGCGGTAGGTATGTCTGAGGAATGTAATCCCAGGTGCTGACTGGAGGCCTCATTTATGGGGCAAGGCCTTATTAGGATGGCGCTGACCTTGGATCTCCGTGATGTTACTTGCACCTGCTCTGGTCTGTTACATGGCTCGGATGACAAGGATAGACTGACACGGTGTAGTAGAGCCGCTGGTGACCAGTTCTTTATTTCTACCCCCTCACGCAGATGCCGCACTCCAGACGGTACCGTTCATCCGAGAGGGGCAGCAGAGGGAGCTACCACGAACGCTACAGAAGCCGCAAGCATCGACGGAGAAGGAGCAGGTCAAGGTCCAGCAGCAGTGGCAGGGGTCGTGACCGGCGCTACAGACACGGAGACAGTTATCACGAGAGGTCCCGCAGGTGAGTGGCAGCCTCAGACTTGGGCGCTACAAACGTCACTCCCGTCAGGGGCTTGATGGGggtccattttttttcccctacagcTATGAAGCTCGATCATCTGACAGACGGGCGTATGACCGCAGATACTGTGAGAACTACAGAAGGAACGGCTACAGCAGAGAGCGGGGAGACGTCTACTACGAAGCAGAATACCGCCACTCCTATGACTACCGCAGGTCCCGAGATGACAGCTACCGGAGCTGCAAGAGTAGTCGGCGCAAGCAGAAGCGCAGGAAGCGTAGAACAAGGTCTTATAGCCAGTCCTCATCGGTGAGTATTCCCTGTGGCTCGTCCCGTAtcttccttcttttctttcttaATGCAAGATTTGGTAAGTGTACCCCTTCCACCCCGCTGTGTTTATTAGGGGCTAGTGGTGGGGTTTGGCTGCAGGTCCTGGTAGAGGTGTATATGGATCAGTATAGAAGTCTGGCTTCTTAGATGCTGTTGTAGTGTAATGCCCTCACCTATATAGTGTATGCATGCTGTACAGAGGACTAAGGGTTTCTGAGCGGCCCGATGTCCTGCTGCTACCCTGTTACTACTCACCATGAGCTGTGTACGATTGGCGGCATGGATGGGTGATCCTATAAAGGGGAACCCTCTGAGGAGTGGATGACGTCTATTGCATGGTGTGTAGGTGGCCATACGCATTAGAGGAATGTCAGCCGAACTCAGATGGAGCAGGGCCCGTAACTCTGTGATGTTTATGTGGGTGTCCCAAGTCTAGcagattggggggggggatagggGAGGAGTTGTTGGCCGAATTGTCTATAGTGTGTATGGCCACtgaagactgggggggggggcacgtgaAGTATCATGAGGCCTGTGAGTGTGGGTGTCTTGTGGAGTGTGGGGGGGCTGTAGTGTAGTGTAACCCCCAGGACTGCAGATAGGGGGGGGCTGTAGTGTAACTCCCAGGACTGCAGATAGGGGGGGCTGTAGTGTAGTGTAACCCCCAGGACTGCAGATAGGGGGGGCTGTAGTGTAACCCTCAGACTTGTTGACCTTTTTGTTACTTTGTGCTCCTGTTTTCCTGCTTTTGCTACAATATAAGACAATTAgcagaatgtttttgtttttcttttggtttttatttctttatttctgaGTTAGTGTATTTGTATCTTGACCTGTTCCCTTGCAATATCCCTATCGTTATATATTCCTATGTGCCGTATGAATTGGCTGGGAATCTACTGCACACCCTCCTACCTCAAACTACAATGTGAATTTCCAAACCAACCAACCTATGTGCCGCTGGTTTGAAAATCTGATTGGCTGGTGAATGGTGGTGTTTTGCCGGGAATTGACGGGCCCGTCCCAACAGAGGAGTCGCCAGAGCAGCAGGCAGGCCAAGAGTGTGGAAGACGACGTGGAGGGTCACCTGATCTATCGCAGCGGCGACTGGCTACAAGAAAGATGTACAGCCAAATCGTAACATAATTTAGCTCTCTAGTTCTAAGCTCCCCCTCCCCAGAGACGCTGCAGACCTGTCTTGTCTTTTTGTGTtcatttgatttttattttaaagaCACAGAgcagcccctcctcctcctcctcctcttcctcctttatTCTCATTAACGCTCCCATGTTATATAGTGTTCTGGGGCAGGAAGTTAGAGTAACTCTTTATGGCTCCACGCCCAGCCTGACATATTGTATGGCTCCTACACTGGCTATGGTTGCAGGGCGTCCCTGGCGTGGCCTTACCCTCTTCTCTCTGCTTCCTCTCACAGATGAGATTATCAGTACTCTGGGAGAAGGGACTTTTGGCCGAGTCGTGCAGTGTGTAGACCACCGCAGGTAAGTGATGGGGGTGGTCTGACGCTGGCCGTCAGCATTGTCCCCCCAATCTCTAACGAATTCCTGTCGTGGCTCTGCAGGGGAGGTGCCAGAGTGGCTTTAAAAATCATTAAAAACGTGGAAAAATACAAGGAAGCGGCACGGCTGGAGATTAACGTGCTGGAGAAGATCAATGAGAAGGATCCCGATAATAAGCAGTAAGTGCTCCCCCGGGGGTCTGTGCTCACTACTCCGGCCTGAGGGCCTGTGCTTGGCTCTGACATGTCCTGTGCTCTCTACAGCCTCTGCGTCCGCATGTTTGACTGGTTCGACTACCACGGACACATGTGCATCTCCTTCGAGCTTCTCGGTCTCAGCACATTCGATTTTCTCAAGGAAAACAATTACCTTCCGTACCCAATTCATCAAGTGCGGCACATGGCCTACCAAGTGTGCCACGCGGTGAAGTGTAAGTCCCAggcctggggggagggggagtcggGGCAGGCTCAGGTGGTAACTTCACACTTCTCTTTGCAGTTCTTCATGACAATAAGCTGACACACACCGACCTGAAGCCCGAGAATATTCTCTTTGTGAACTCGGACTTTGAGCTGACCTACAACATGGAAAAGGTGGGTGGTTGGTGTTTCTCTGGTATCGGATGTCCTTCAGTTGTCACTAGTTTTTGTACACCCATATGGGTGCCCTGTAGCAGTCGCTAGTTGTTGTACACCCGTGTGGGTTCCCCTCAGCTGTCACTAGTTGTTGTACACCCGTGTGGGTGCCCTTCAGCCTTTGCCTAATGCTTGTACCTATATGGTCTCTTCCTGTGACCTCGCTCCACCCAAGAAGAGAGATGAAAGGTGTGTAAAGAACACAGATATCCGGGTCGTGGACTTCGGCAGTGCCACATTCGATCATGAACATCACAGCACTATTGTGTCCACGCGGCACTACCGGGCTCCGGAGGTGATTCTAGGTGAGTGATTGCTCTGCTTGGGGTGAGGATGATCTTCTATTCCTGACCTCGCGTCTCCTGACCTCATCCTCTGACCTCATGTCTCCTGACCTTGTCCTCCTCTGTCTGCAGAGCTTGGATGGAGTCAGCCCTGTGACGTCTGGAGCATCGGCTGCATTATCTTTGAGTATTACGTGGGCTTCACGCTCTTCCAGGTGAGGTCTTCTCTAGTCTGCCATGGCGGCTCCTCTTAGCACAGACAATCCATTATAACCCTGAGCTCTTCTCCTGTCACCCACAGACACATGACAACAGAGAGCACCTGGCCATGATGGAACGAATTCTGGGCCCCATCCCATCTCGGATGATCAGGAAGACCAGGTGAGTGTATGGCCGTTATCTGGCACCCCCTCCTGCTTCGGGGATCACATACTTACTCAGCATCTCTCTCTATGTCCAGGAAACAGAAATACTTCTATCATAGCGAGCTCGACTGGGATGAAAACACGTCTGCAGGCAGATACGTGAGAGACAACTGCAAGCCATTGAGGGTAAGGGGAGGTGCAGTACAGGGGGTGGTCTGTGTGACTTACTACACGTACATGGGTGGTCTGTATCATGTACTACATGTTCAGGGGGTGGTCTGTATGATGTACTACATGTACATGGGTGGTTTGTATGATGTACTGCATGAACAGCTAGGCGTGTTGTGAGCCTTGCATACATACATGTGCTGGGTGTGGCCAGAGCCCGCTGACGTGTCTCTTCCCTACAGAGATACATGCTGTGTGACACAGAAGAGCATCGCCAATTGTTCAACCTGATTGAAGCCATGTTGGCGTATGAGCCGTCCAAGCGCTACACGCTGTCTCAGGCCCTGAAG
The window above is part of the Leptodactylus fuscus isolate aLepFus1 unplaced genomic scaffold, aLepFus1.hap2 HAP2_SCAFFOLD_145, whole genome shotgun sequence genome. Proteins encoded here:
- the CLK2 gene encoding dual specificity protein kinase CLK2 isoform X2, which gives rise to MPHSRRYRSSERGSRGSYHERYRSRKHRRRRSRSRSSSSGRGRDRRYRHGDSYHERSRSYEARSSDRRAYDRRYCENYRRNGYSRERGDVYYEAEYRHSYDYRRSRDDSYRSCKSSRRKQKRRKRRTRSYSQSSSRSRQSSRQAKSVEDDVEGHLIYRSGDWLQERYEIISTLGEGTFGRVVQCVDHRRGGARVALKIIKNVEKYKEAARLEINVLEKINEKDPDNKHLCVRMFDWFDYHGHMCISFELLGLSTFDFLKENNYLPYPIHQVRHMAYQVCHAVKFLHDNKLTHTDLKPENILFVNSDFELTYNMEKRDERCVKNTDIRVVDFGSATFDHEHHSTIVSTRHYRAPEVILELGWSQPCDVWSIGCIIFEYYVGFTLFQTHDNREHLAMMERILGPIPSRMIRKTRKQKYFYHSELDWDENTSAGRYVRDNCKPLRRYMLCDTEEHRQLFNLIEAMLAYEPSKRYTLSQALKHPFFNPLRSDHSTKNWDMGRDISR
- the CLK2 gene encoding dual specificity protein kinase CLK2 isoform X1, translated to MPHSRRYRSSERGSRGSYHERYRSRKHRRRRSRSRSSSSGRGRDRRYRHGDSYHERSRSYEARSSDRRAYDRRYCENYRRNGYSRERGDVYYEAEYRHSYDYRRSRDDSYRSCKSSRRKQKRRKRRTRSYSQSSSRSRQSSRQAKSVEDDVEGHLIYRSGDWLQERYEIISTLGEGTFGRVVQCVDHRRGGARVALKIIKNVEKYKEAARLEINVLEKINEKDPDNKHLCVRMFDWFDYHGHMCISFELLGLSTFDFLKENNYLPYPIHQVRHMAYQVCHAVKFLHDNKLTHTDLKPENILFVNSDFELTYNMEKKRDERCVKNTDIRVVDFGSATFDHEHHSTIVSTRHYRAPEVILELGWSQPCDVWSIGCIIFEYYVGFTLFQTHDNREHLAMMERILGPIPSRMIRKTRKQKYFYHSELDWDENTSAGRYVRDNCKPLRRYMLCDTEEHRQLFNLIEAMLAYEPSKRYTLSQALKHPFFNPLRSDHSTKNWDMGRDISR